The following coding sequences are from one Nicotiana tomentosiformis chromosome 3, ASM39032v3, whole genome shotgun sequence window:
- the LOC138907482 gene encoding uncharacterized protein, producing MVYTESDRDVWEDLKERFDKVDGSRSFGLHQEIVRMTQGTTSVAAYFTKLKEMWVELEALVPLPGHKCDKSREFVAYLQRQKLYQFLMGLNDNYLQDRSQILLMTPLPSLNQAYAMIISDESQKAIETTSISVVLLGIMPTLGPTTMYSKTGYQNQKFRKNNNMYCGHCKMRNHTRENCYKLRGYSKSLSSREKEDQEGSLQWQGEGDWDVSFREDEFSFK from the exons ATGGTATATACAGAAAGTGATCGAGATGTTTGGGAAGATCTGAAAGAAAGGTTTGATAAGGTAGATGGTTCAAGATCTTTCGGTCTACATCAAGAAATTGTAAGAATGACTCAAGGAACAACTTCTGTAGCAGCTTATTTCACAAAGTTGAAAGAGATGTGGGTAGAACTAGAGGCATTAGTACCACTACCAGGACACAAATGTGATAAATCAAGAGAGTTTGTAGCCTATCTTCAACGACAAAAACTGTATCAATTTCTAATGGGGCTAAATGATAACTACCTACAAGATAGAAGTCAAATTCTTCTGATGACTCCATTGCCCTCACTAAATCAGGCATATGCTATGATAATTAGTGATGAATCACAAAAGGCAATAGAGACAACCTCTATCTCAGTTGTTTTATTAGGTATTATGCCCACTCTTGGTCCTACTACAATGTACTCTAAGACAGGATATCAAAATCAGAAGTTCAGGAAAAATAATAACATGTATTGTGGTCACTGCAAGATGAGAAATCACACCAGAGAAAATTGCTATAAACTGAGAGGATATTCTAAGAGTCTAAGTTCAAGAGAAAAGGAGGACCAGGAGG GATCTTTGCAGTGGCAAGGTGAAGGAGATTG GGATGTTAGTTTCAGGGAAGATGAATTTTCATTCAAGTGA